One stretch of Prionailurus viverrinus isolate Anna chromosome C1, UM_Priviv_1.0, whole genome shotgun sequence DNA includes these proteins:
- the TMEM167B gene encoding protein kish-B has protein sequence MTNVYSLDGILVFGLLFVCTCAYFKKVPRLKTWLLSEKKGVWGVFYKAAVIGTRLHAAVAVACVVMAFYVLFVK, from the exons ATGACGAACG TGTACTCCTTGGATGGGATCCTGGTGTTTGGTTTGCTCTTTGTTTGCACCTGTGCTTACTTCAAGAAAGTACCTCGTCTCAAAACCTGGCTGCTATCAGAGAAGAAGGGAGTTTGGGGTGTGTTTTACAAAG CCGCTGTGATTGGAACCAGGCTGCATGCTGCTGTGGCAGTCGCCTGTGTTGTAATGGCCTTTTACGTCCTGTTTGTAAAATGA
- the CFAP276 gene encoding cilia- and flagella-associated protein 276 isoform X2, whose protein sequence is MPFTRDPFQHPTLDNDDSYLGKARASKKLPYKNPNHLAQQQEPWSRLNSTPTITSMRREVYFFDPEIPKDDLDFRLAALYNHHTGTFKNKNETLLHQETTQDTHGIIKTQFPGEPLPPPLPPSITSQANIRHWINPKKESIHSIQGSIVSPHTAATNGGYSRKNDGGFFST, encoded by the exons ATGCCTTTCACCCGAGACCCTTTCCAGCACCCTACGTTGGATAACGATGATTCCTACTTGGGAAAAGCCCGAGCTTCCAAG AAACTGCCATATAAGAACCCAAATCACCTTGCTCAGCAACAGGAACCCTGGAGTCGGCTCAACTCAACTCCCACAATCACCTCCATGAGGcgggaagtttatttttttgatccTGAG ATACCCAAGGATGACCTGGATTTCCGCTTAGCAGCCTTGTACAACCACCACACAGGGACATTCAAGAACAAAAATGAGACACTCTTACATCAGGAGACCACCCAGGATACCCATGG AATCATCAAGACCCAATTCCCTGGAGAACCTTTACCCCCTCCTCTGCCACCTTCCATCACTTCCCAGGCTAACATCAGACACTGGATCAACCCTAAGAAGGAGTCTATCCACAGCATCCAGGGATCCATAG tGTCCCCTCATACTGCAGCCACCAATGGAGGCTACTCCCGAAAGAATGATGGTGGCTTCTTCTCTACCTAG
- the CFAP276 gene encoding cilia- and flagella-associated protein 276 isoform X1 — protein MAAAAAGARRVGGRAPGVCNRPNRRARGACKERSRNILQAIATKSTFSIALLCHGPFMSTSNFADVAFDKYLFSTSCVWSDRRKIETPSHLQKLEFGRVAPKLPYKNPNHLAQQQEPWSRLNSTPTITSMRREVYFFDPEIPKDDLDFRLAALYNHHTGTFKNKNETLLHQETTQDTHGIIKTQFPGEPLPPPLPPSITSQANIRHWINPKKESIHSIQGSIVSPHTAATNGGYSRKNDGGFFST, from the exons ATGGCAGCCGCCGCCGCTGGCGCGCGCCGCGTGGGAGGGCGCGCGCCCGGGGTCTGCAACCGGCCCAACAGGCGGGCACGGGGGGCGTGTAAAGAACGCAGTAGAAACATCCTCCAAGCCATCGCCACCAAATCCACCTTTTCCATTGCCCTTTTGTGCCATGGGCCTTTTATGAGCACCTCTAATTTTGCAGACGTGGCGTTCGACAAATACTTATTTAGCACCTCCTGTGTGTGGAGCGATAGAAGGAAGATTGAGACGCCATCTCACCTCCAGAAGTTAGAGTTTGGAAGAGTGGCCCCG AAACTGCCATATAAGAACCCAAATCACCTTGCTCAGCAACAGGAACCCTGGAGTCGGCTCAACTCAACTCCCACAATCACCTCCATGAGGcgggaagtttatttttttgatccTGAG ATACCCAAGGATGACCTGGATTTCCGCTTAGCAGCCTTGTACAACCACCACACAGGGACATTCAAGAACAAAAATGAGACACTCTTACATCAGGAGACCACCCAGGATACCCATGG AATCATCAAGACCCAATTCCCTGGAGAACCTTTACCCCCTCCTCTGCCACCTTCCATCACTTCCCAGGCTAACATCAGACACTGGATCAACCCTAAGAAGGAGTCTATCCACAGCATCCAGGGATCCATAG tGTCCCCTCATACTGCAGCCACCAATGGAGGCTACTCCCGAAAGAATGATGGTGGCTTCTTCTCTACCTAG